A stretch of DNA from Candidatus Kryptoniota bacterium:
AGAGTCTATCGACAATGTTTCAAGAGAATGTTAAGGCGATAGGCGCGGGGAGGACTGATGCGGGGGTCCACGCTAAGGGTCAGGTAGCAAACTTCCATACCTCCTCAAAGTGGAAATGCGAGAAAATTCAATTTTCTGGAAATGGTCTTCTTCCAGTTGATATTTCAATACGCAAAGCTACTGAGGTGCCTGAGACTTTTCATGCGAGGTACGATGCAGTTCTCAGAAGATATGTTTACCGAATAGTCACATCCAAGACGCCGACAGAAAGGCTATACACTTCTTTTGTTCCATTCACGCTTTCCGTTGATGCTATGACCGAAGCTACAAGCTTAATCCTTGGGACGAACGATTTCAGGAGCTTCACAAAGCATGCATCGGAGCGGTCGCCCAAACTTCATGATGAAACTTTTATCTGCAATGTTTCCAGGGCTTCCTGGACTATGGAACACCAGGATCTTACATTTGTCATTGAAGCCGACCGTTTTCTTTATGGCATGGTGAGAGCGATCGTTGGTGCTCTCATCGCTGTGGGACGTGGTAGATTGTCAGCTTCTGAATTCCGCGCGATCATGGAGACAGGGGAGAGGAGAAACGCGCCGATGTCTGCGCCTGCCGCTGGTCTGACGCTAGACGAAGTCATTTACGCCTTTGACTTGTGGGGACGATAAAGGTACGTCAGTCTTAATGTCTAACATCCGGCATCTAAGCCGGTGCTAGCGCTCGGCGGTGTGATCCAAATAACGGTTCGTTCACTCTTTGTTTCCAAAATTTCACATGGATGTTACATGACGGTAATTATTTCTAACAGCCGGAAATATTTTCTTTCCAATTACTTGAAGTTT
This window harbors:
- the truA gene encoding tRNA pseudouridine(38-40) synthase TruA, with protein sequence MRNIALLIEYDGTAYGGWQIQKNGNSIQGIIEKSLSTMFQENVKAIGAGRTDAGVHAKGQVANFHTSSKWKCEKIQFSGNGLLPVDISIRKATEVPETFHARYDAVLRRYVYRIVTSKTPTERLYTSFVPFTLSVDAMTEATSLILGTNDFRSFTKHASERSPKLHDETFICNVSRASWTMEHQDLTFVIEADRFLYGMVRAIVGALIAVGRGRLSASEFRAIMETGERRNAPMSAPAAGLTLDEVIYAFDLWGR